The Lolium rigidum isolate FL_2022 chromosome 2, APGP_CSIRO_Lrig_0.1, whole genome shotgun sequence genomic interval CCCATCCCTGATGAACAGCGGCAAGCTCGATCTACTTCTCTCACAGGTTTGCAATCATCTGGTGAATTTTTTTTACCATCCCAAATATTCCATGAATGTAACATTACTCTTTTGACATTGCAGGGAAAAGAGTATGTGTTCATCGCAAACTCAGATAACTTGGGTGCTATAGTGGACATGAGTATCCTTACGTAGACACTATATTCATTATTATTTACTTTGACAAAACTTTCCAGTAAAGAAAAAGAGATAACCTGCTTATTTTCTTAATTATGGAATAGAGATACTGAACCATTTGATCCACAAGCAGAATGAGTACTGTATGGAGGTATGTAACTGCATAATATCTAGTGAAGAAATATTGCCTTTCGTTGGTCAGTAAAATTTAACAGCCTTCCTTCAGGTTACCCCGAAAACTTTGGCCGATGTGAAAGGCGGCACACTGATCTCCTACGAAGGAAGGGTTCAGGTTAACTTATATTTCCTCGTTGTCGTAGAAGTTTGCAAACCAGTTTTATGAATGCTTGTTGGAACTGAATTAAGTCTGGAAACATAACGACAACGATTTTCCCTTTCACTTTTCAGCTTCTCGAGATTGCACAAGTTCCTGATGCACATGTAAGTCATAATCTAGTAATTGCAATGACATAACAAATGATTAAAAAATCAGACATAATTACTGTAGATCTTTTTGTGAGTTTGCTTCTGCATTTTGCTGAAACTTAGGTGGATGAGTTCAAATCAATTGAGAAATTCAAGATCTTCAACACCAACAATCTGTAAGTGAATTCATAGAGTccatttcagttttaaaagatcattcCAACGTCATATAATACTGCTGCCTGCTTTATTAGATGGGTGAACTTGAAGGCTATCAAACGCCTTGTCGAGGCTGATGCACTCAAGATGGAGATCATTCCAAACCCTAAGGTAATATTGCATTTCGATGATCTCTTCTTACAGAAAGATTGCTTCATGAGCTTGTTACTTCTTAGCTATGATTTGTGAAGAACTTAACAAAGCTTGTGATGGACAACAAACACGTTTCAGGAAGTTGAAGGCGTGAAAGTTCTTCAGTTGGAAACAGCAGCTGGTGCCGCAATCAGGGTACTACCAAAATACCATTTAAAAATATATTGATTATTATAACTGTATCCTGCATATAAACATGACAATCATATTTTGTCGGAACAGTTCTTTGACCACGCCATTGGTATGAATGTTCCAAGGTCCCGGTTCCTACCAGTAAAGGCGACATCAGATTTGCAGCTAGTACAGGTTTGCATGATTTGGCGAATAAACTCTTCAGGTCAACTCTCCTATTTATAACTGAATTTTTTTCACCTTGTAGTCTGATCTGTACACCTTGGTTGATGGCTTCGTTACACGGAATTCAGCTAGAACAGATCCATCAAATCCCTCGATTGAGCTAGGCCCTGAGTTCAAGAAGGTCAAGCTGTAACCTTAATTCTTCACAAAAAAGGAACATCAGTTTTTTAGAGCTCCAAATGCAAATAAggtggtcttctttcttcatgtAATGGCAGGTTGGGAGCTTCCTCGGTCGCTTCAAATCGATTCCAAGTATTGTTGAGCTCGACAGCTTGAAGGTTTCCGGTGATGTTTGGTTTGGTTCTGGCATCGTGCTGAAGGTATCTCCAACAATTTGTCAAACTATTACAATCTTTCTTGTAGTACCAGCTCTGAGACGACATTTCCAGAATATTTGCTACATGCATTTTTAATTCTTACACAAATCTTTATCACGATAATGTGCAGCTTTGCTTCTCACATGATTCTTGTCCTGAGTTATGACTATTTAAGAAAATACATATCTCACCAtatttaaaacatggatgatgACACTTTCAAATTTTATAGGGCAAGGTGACCATCACAGCAAAACCAGGTGTGAAGCTGGAAATCCCAGATGGCAAAGTGatcgagaacaaggtatctttccCCAAGATACACACACTTACCGGTCTTTCAAGAATTTTGCAgtttaagaaaaaaaatcaaagttcGAGTGTGCTTATTTTTTTACGTGAGGTCTGTGGTAATTTTGAAGTGAAACGGTTGCATTAATAACATGTCTCAACAATTAGAATTCCTACAAAATTGACTATTGTTCAGCATTTCATGTCTAGATCAAAAGGCAATCTGGCAGCACCCACTGATTTTGCTTTTAAACAAGAGTATGTATTCTTTTATTTCAGGACATCAACGGCGTTGAGGACCTTTGAATGAGCACCAGATCGTGCTGTCTTCACAGTGGCGGATGAATATGACCATTTCTATAGAATCATACAGGCACCATAAAATTGTGGTGAATATGTTTTGTACAATTTTGCTGCAACACGATTAATGATAAATCCAAGTAACGATTTTCACCTACTTAAGTTTTGCTTCTGGTACTGGAATTTGCACGTTCCAAACAAGTCCTTTCCAGGCAT includes:
- the LOC124691458 gene encoding UTP--glucose-1-phosphate uridylyltransferase-like, with translation MADEKLAKLREAVAGLGQISDNEKSGFISLVSRYLSGDEEHIEWPKIHTPTDEVVVPYDTIDAPPEDLEATKALLNKLAVLKLNGGLGTTMGCTGPKSVIEVRNGFTFLDLIVLQIESLNKKYGSNVPLLLMNSFNTHDDTLKIVEKYANSSIDIHTFNQSQYPRVVADEFLPWPSKGKTDKDGWYPPGHGDIFPSLMNSGKLDLLLSQGKEYVFIANSDNLGAIVDMKILNHLIHKQNEYCMEVTPKTLADVKGGTLISYEGRVQLLEIAQVPDAHVDEFKSIEKFKIFNTNNLWVNLKAIKRLVEADALKMEIIPNPKEVEGVKVLQLETAAGAAIRFFDHAIGMNVPRSRFLPVKATSDLQLVQSDLYTLVDGFVTRNSARTDPSNPSIELGPEFKKVGSFLGRFKSIPSIVELDSLKVSGDVWFGSGIVLKGKVTITAKPGVKLEIPDGKVIENKDINGVEDL